A stretch of the Maridesulfovibrio zosterae DSM 11974 genome encodes the following:
- a CDS encoding nitroreductase family protein, giving the protein MLPIQIDHTLCKADGLCVHECPLAVLMISEKGKAPVINPKKMNYCINCGHCAAICPTNAITITAFEDQSSIPINHAGMPDFSSVENLMKSRRSIRKFKKTALTAKQVEELIHLAAYAPSGHNAHPVSWSVINSSDKMQELTLIAVEWMEEMVRQKSPLAKKLFLSGLINAYKNGNDAISRNAPTIAAAWAPKQGITPQTDTVIATTYLELAAHAQNIGTCWAGYIILAASYSEKIRNFLGIPKDHMLYGALLLGYPAVKYKNSPPRHKAEGKKTEFGTIFHARLNGH; this is encoded by the coding sequence ATGTTACCAATACAAATTGATCACACTCTTTGCAAAGCTGATGGACTTTGCGTTCATGAATGCCCACTTGCTGTACTTATGATATCCGAAAAAGGAAAAGCTCCGGTTATTAACCCCAAAAAAATGAACTATTGCATAAATTGCGGTCACTGTGCTGCAATATGTCCCACTAACGCCATAACCATTACTGCATTTGAAGACCAATCTTCAATCCCAATTAATCATGCAGGTATGCCTGACTTCAGCTCAGTTGAAAATTTGATGAAAAGTAGACGTTCTATCCGCAAATTTAAAAAAACAGCTCTCACAGCTAAACAGGTTGAAGAACTTATCCACCTTGCGGCCTATGCTCCGTCAGGTCACAATGCCCACCCCGTATCATGGTCAGTCATAAACTCATCTGACAAAATGCAGGAACTGACTTTAATCGCAGTAGAATGGATGGAAGAAATGGTGAGACAAAAAAGCCCCCTAGCGAAAAAACTTTTTCTATCAGGTCTCATTAACGCATATAAAAACGGTAATGACGCGATCAGCCGCAACGCTCCGACCATCGCCGCAGCATGGGCTCCTAAACAAGGGATCACTCCTCAGACAGATACAGTGATAGCAACTACATATCTTGAACTTGCAGCACATGCCCAGAACATAGGTACCTGCTGGGCCGGATATATTATTCTGGCTGCATCATATAGCGAAAAAATTCGCAATTTTCTTGGCATTCCGAAAGATCATATGCTCTATGGAGCACTGCTACTTGGTTATCCGGCAGTAAAATACAAAAATTCACCGCCAAGACACAAAGCTGAAGGAAAAAAAACAGAATTCGGAACTATATTCCATGCTCGTCTCAACGGACATTAA
- a CDS encoding ATP-binding protein, with amino-acid sequence MKNQQGIEYSRYRLILISALICFTGIVGYALWSSYSSQIQVRNAARELFAGGSAKRAMAVSSFFSNRALELKTLSSNEDVQKLVVEKDRYIAGYASVTPDILKRVCNVFYKTISEKNTGKEQIYSQIILLDSDGRMLIDTDSECVFMGENSEYKRYLVTGSDIAYSAGESDGVMALVMGVPVIGAGGEIGTVVAWIRIEALHDNLKDIFTSPVAGSDFLRAGEAIVAISDMSARNSAQLLLMDALKEWKGLTVLSNAKSDRKLDYLATSSPVYGTSMSIISLVKEQRIFGFLSLRMHLFISLFIFMAVASCCYSIVRIIFNRHIYETRILEAAKREAAVSREKEKLEQEIKSRRLADALRKRAEIRYRDIFDNAPVGIFQITMDGGYLTVNNAYANILGYDDQEEFIISVTDMRTDVLVNSDGWDAELRRLNLSGKVSGYIVQCYRRDRTKIWLSCDFRLVEGEPGLSSYLEGFAIDITSRKKAERELISSEKRFRSLFENSPVALWEMDFSALKDTFDIYGEKNTKLLRDDLLGNMDDVAECVSLVKVLDTNNLAIKFLSVHTREELIERGFSAYVTARGWRFFRTILLDFASGKVRHRSDVHLFRKDGREQFFIINCIIVPGYEKTWGRVLATVEDISELKHVENELRISNDKAQKANEAKGHFLANMSHEFRTPMNAIKGMVQLLQGSKLDEDQQENLRLIKSSVDSLLVIVNDILDFSKYDTVHMELSEENADLPAFLKEMRDVMDIGARNKKLEVLLETENIPSCVKVDLLRVRQVLVNLLGNAVKFTNEGEVTLKCRSLSHPVPGEKVEILFEVSDTGIGLPVQGAESLFKSFVQADPSITRQYGGTGLGLAICNRLVKHLGGELSARNNAKGGATFTFTLYLEVCSAEIDEGQQNFVLDKVAPDYSGIKVLVAEDSKMNQILLRKIFDKNGVTDYIIVGNGKEAVDLIKKSDDFDIVFMDIQMPVMDGLDATTAIRNFHSTVRIVALTANSGADFIEQCIKSGMDSRIVKPFNVEELLAELNVAVELSNSPDKVSG; translated from the coding sequence ATGAAAAATCAGCAAGGCATCGAATATAGCAGGTATCGTCTGATACTTATCAGCGCATTAATTTGTTTCACAGGTATAGTGGGGTATGCCTTGTGGTCTAGTTATTCATCCCAGATACAAGTCCGGAATGCTGCTCGCGAACTTTTTGCAGGTGGATCAGCAAAAAGGGCTATGGCTGTAAGTTCTTTTTTTTCAAATAGGGCACTGGAATTAAAAACACTTAGTTCTAACGAGGATGTTCAAAAATTAGTTGTTGAGAAAGATAGATACATAGCTGGATATGCATCTGTAACTCCTGATATTTTAAAGAGAGTTTGCAATGTATTTTATAAGACAATCAGCGAAAAAAATACTGGGAAGGAGCAAATTTACTCTCAAATTATTCTTCTAGATTCAGATGGCAGAATGCTGATTGATACCGATAGCGAGTGCGTCTTTATGGGGGAGAATTCTGAGTATAAACGGTATCTGGTTACAGGGAGCGACATAGCTTATTCTGCAGGTGAGTCCGATGGAGTTATGGCTCTGGTTATGGGAGTACCTGTTATAGGTGCAGGTGGAGAGATCGGAACTGTCGTGGCTTGGATTCGTATCGAAGCCCTGCATGATAATTTAAAAGATATATTTACCTCTCCTGTAGCCGGTAGTGACTTTTTACGTGCAGGTGAAGCCATTGTTGCAATATCGGACATGTCTGCCCGAAATAGTGCTCAGTTACTTCTTATGGATGCACTAAAGGAGTGGAAGGGCTTGACTGTGTTGAGCAACGCAAAATCAGATCGTAAATTAGATTATCTTGCCACTTCATCTCCTGTCTATGGTACTTCTATGAGTATTATTTCATTAGTTAAGGAACAGAGAATTTTTGGTTTTTTAAGTCTGAGAATGCATTTGTTTATTTCTCTGTTTATTTTTATGGCAGTTGCCAGTTGCTGTTATTCAATTGTGCGTATTATTTTTAATAGGCACATATATGAAACCAGAATTTTAGAGGCAGCCAAGCGTGAAGCCGCTGTAAGTAGAGAAAAAGAAAAGCTTGAGCAGGAGATAAAGAGTAGAAGGCTTGCTGATGCCTTACGTAAAAGGGCCGAAATTCGATATAGAGATATTTTTGACAATGCACCGGTTGGTATTTTTCAAATTACCATGGATGGTGGTTATCTTACTGTTAACAATGCGTATGCAAATATTTTAGGCTACGATGACCAAGAAGAATTTATAATATCAGTAACGGATATGCGTACTGATGTTTTAGTAAATTCTGATGGATGGGACGCCGAGCTTCGTCGGCTTAATTTATCAGGAAAGGTCTCTGGATATATAGTTCAATGCTATCGTAGAGATCGGACAAAGATATGGCTTTCGTGTGATTTCAGACTTGTTGAAGGCGAACCCGGTTTATCTTCATATCTTGAAGGATTTGCTATCGATATTACTTCCCGAAAAAAGGCAGAGAGGGAACTTATCAGCAGTGAGAAAAGGTTTCGCTCGTTGTTTGAAAATTCTCCAGTTGCTCTCTGGGAAATGGATTTTTCTGCTCTTAAAGATACATTTGATATATATGGAGAAAAAAACACAAAATTGCTGAGAGATGATTTACTTGGTAATATGGATGATGTGGCTGAATGTGTAAGCCTTGTCAAAGTTCTTGATACAAATAATCTTGCCATAAAATTTTTGAGTGTTCATACAAGAGAAGAGCTGATAGAAAGAGGCTTTTCAGCCTATGTAACAGCTAGAGGGTGGCGGTTTTTCAGGACAATTCTTCTGGATTTCGCATCCGGTAAAGTTAGGCATCGGAGTGATGTTCACCTGTTTCGCAAAGATGGAAGAGAACAGTTCTTTATAATAAATTGTATTATTGTTCCTGGTTATGAAAAAACATGGGGTCGTGTTCTGGCTACTGTCGAGGATATTTCTGAACTTAAACATGTTGAAAATGAGTTACGCATAAGCAACGATAAGGCTCAGAAAGCTAACGAGGCTAAGGGACACTTTCTTGCAAATATGAGTCATGAATTTCGAACTCCTATGAATGCTATTAAAGGGATGGTTCAATTACTTCAAGGTTCGAAACTGGATGAAGATCAGCAGGAGAACCTGCGTCTTATAAAATCATCTGTCGACAGTTTGTTGGTTATAGTTAACGATATACTCGATTTTTCTAAGTACGATACCGTTCACATGGAGCTTTCTGAGGAAAATGCAGATCTTCCTGCCTTTTTAAAGGAAATGCGCGATGTGATGGATATTGGAGCCCGGAATAAAAAACTTGAAGTTTTGTTGGAAACCGAGAATATTCCATCTTGTGTAAAGGTTGATTTGCTAAGAGTTCGGCAGGTGCTGGTAAACCTGCTGGGTAATGCTGTGAAGTTTACCAATGAAGGTGAGGTTACACTTAAATGCAGGTCCTTATCACATCCAGTACCTGGCGAAAAAGTTGAAATTTTATTTGAAGTGAGTGATACCGGAATAGGACTGCCTGTCCAAGGAGCAGAGTCTCTTTTTAAGTCTTTTGTACAGGCCGATCCGAGCATTACCAGACAATACGGAGGAACCGGGCTTGGCCTGGCTATCTGTAATCGGTTAGTGAAGCATCTTGGTGGAGAGCTTTCTGCACGTAATAATGCAAAAGGGGGAGCTACTTTTACCTTCACTCTCTATCTTGAGGTCTGTTCTGCAGAAATCGACGAGGGACAACAAAATTTCGTATTAGACAAAGTTGCTCCAGATTATTCTGGAATTAAAGTGCTTGTTGCTGAAGACAGCAAGATGAATCAAATTTTACTTCGTAAGATTTTTGATAAGAATGGCGTAACTGATTATATAATTGTTGGAAATGGTAAGGAAGCTGTTGATCTTATAAAAAAATCTGATGATTTTGACATAGTTTTTATGGATATCCAGATGCCGGTTATGGATGGTTTGGATGCTACCACCGCTATAAGAAACTTTCATTCCACGGTGCGAATTGTTGCTCTTACTGCTAACAGTGGAGCTGATTTTATTGAGCAGTGCATTAAAAGCGGTATGGATTCAAGAATTGTTAAGCCTTTTAATGTGGAAGAACTTCTTGCAGAACTTAATGTTGCAGTTGAGCTTTCCAATTCTCCAGATAAAGTGTCAGGTTAA
- a CDS encoding DUF2325 domain-containing protein → MCAALIGGMDRLKRDYIVSAKEQGVKLKVFTGKENKVSAKLGSADHVIIFTNQISHAAKKDIVKYTKSKQIPLHMFHSCGVTTLKNCLENL, encoded by the coding sequence ATGTGTGCAGCTCTTATCGGTGGAATGGATAGACTCAAAAGGGACTATATAGTTTCTGCAAAAGAACAAGGTGTAAAACTTAAGGTCTTCACGGGAAAAGAAAATAAAGTTTCCGCAAAACTTGGCAGTGCAGATCACGTTATTATTTTTACCAACCAAATATCCCACGCAGCTAAAAAAGATATCGTTAAATACACAAAGTCAAAACAGATCCCGCTGCATATGTTTCACTCATGCGGAGTAACAACACTGAAGAACTGCCTTGAGAATTTATAG
- a CDS encoding deoxyribonuclease IV: MYIGAHMPITGGVDKAVERIIAVGGTALQIFTRNQRQWKVKPLEEDVIENFKRLRQDWGNYPVSVHDSYLINLASPKPEGAAKSVKAFAQELRRTESLGIEYIVTHPGSHLGSGKVEALERYVANLDEAIALSETAEVRVLIENTAGQGTNLGSRFGELATILENSGYTSRMGVCFDTCHAFAAGYDLRTAESCEEVFNKFDKLIGLDFLRLFHLNDCKEGLGSHKDRHEHIGQGRIGIDGFKYIINDSRFSTIPKVIETPKGDDTDFKFDKKNIELLRSLHE; the protein is encoded by the coding sequence ATGTATATCGGTGCCCATATGCCTATTACTGGAGGCGTGGACAAGGCTGTGGAGAGAATAATTGCTGTAGGCGGAACAGCGTTACAAATTTTTACTCGCAATCAGCGGCAGTGGAAAGTTAAACCTCTTGAAGAAGATGTTATAGAGAATTTTAAAAGGTTGCGTCAGGATTGGGGGAATTACCCTGTTTCAGTGCATGATTCCTACCTTATCAATCTAGCTTCACCCAAGCCTGAAGGTGCAGCAAAGTCAGTAAAAGCTTTTGCGCAGGAACTTCGGCGGACTGAATCATTAGGGATTGAGTACATCGTGACCCATCCTGGATCGCATCTCGGGTCTGGAAAGGTAGAAGCCCTTGAGAGGTATGTTGCAAATCTTGATGAAGCGATTGCCTTGTCAGAGACTGCCGAGGTTCGTGTACTGATTGAGAATACTGCGGGACAGGGTACAAATCTGGGTAGCAGATTCGGAGAACTTGCAACCATTCTTGAAAATTCCGGTTACACCAGCAGAATGGGAGTGTGCTTTGATACCTGCCATGCATTTGCTGCAGGGTATGATTTACGCACAGCGGAAAGCTGTGAAGAAGTCTTTAATAAATTTGACAAGTTGATAGGACTAGATTTTCTGCGACTTTTTCATCTTAATGATTGTAAAGAGGGGCTTGGTTCACATAAGGACAGGCATGAGCATATAGGACAAGGTCGTATCGGCATTGACGGATTTAAATATATTATTAACGACTCCCGCTTTTCCACAATTCCTAAAGTGATTGAAACACCTAAAGGTGATGACACTGACTTTAAATTTGATAAAAAGAATATTGAACTTCTCCGGTCGCTTCACGAGTAG
- a CDS encoding GAK system CofD-like protein, giving the protein MENKHPGIIFFSGGTALNGLAAYLADINPACSYIITTFDSGGSSADLRDLFDMPAVGDVRNRLIALADIKSPDKENIVRLLSTRLPRIADKIFLHRELSHLASGSHPLMSGFSDVVRNILADRFSLFIDLAGDSYNPANACLGNIILAAGFMSHQRVLAPPIAQFSRLIGARGIVRASTIDNGHLAVRLQNGEILAGQHLFTGKEFDPVPAPIDGMWICSGVNDPWPRAVHASSLAMMLIKEADMIVYPMGSFYSSLLAALSPHGLGQTISLNPAPKIFVPNMGYDPELIGHDLALQVERLLEVLRLDNGYAIKPESVLNAILIDSENGNYQEDINMEELGKLPIKVIDRRLVSEDSDGLIDPELLGQELMDLALRNEL; this is encoded by the coding sequence ATAACTACTTTTGATTCAGGTGGCAGCTCTGCTGATTTGCGTGATTTATTTGATATGCCTGCAGTTGGAGATGTCCGCAATAGATTAATTGCGTTGGCTGATATTAAGAGTCCTGATAAGGAAAATATAGTAAGACTTCTATCTACCCGATTACCGAGGATTGCAGATAAAATTTTTCTGCACAGAGAGCTTTCCCATCTTGCCTCTGGCTCCCATCCGCTTATGAGTGGCTTTTCTGATGTTGTTCGCAATATTTTAGCTGATAGATTTTCGCTCTTTATTGATTTGGCAGGAGATAGTTATAACCCTGCAAATGCATGTCTGGGTAATATTATTCTTGCAGCCGGATTTATGTCTCACCAGCGAGTTCTTGCCCCGCCTATTGCTCAATTTTCACGTTTAATAGGTGCTCGCGGTATAGTTCGTGCTTCCACTATTGATAATGGGCATCTTGCTGTACGCTTGCAAAATGGAGAAATTCTTGCCGGCCAGCATTTGTTTACGGGAAAAGAATTTGATCCCGTTCCCGCGCCCATTGACGGGATGTGGATTTGTTCAGGTGTTAACGATCCATGGCCACGTGCAGTACACGCTTCTTCTTTAGCCATGATGTTAATCAAAGAAGCTGATATGATAGTTTATCCTATGGGCAGTTTTTATTCCAGCTTGCTGGCTGCATTATCCCCGCACGGTCTTGGTCAAACAATTTCACTTAATCCTGCACCAAAGATTTTTGTTCCCAACATGGGATATGATCCTGAACTCATAGGGCATGATCTGGCACTTCAGGTTGAACGGTTGCTGGAAGTTTTGAGATTAGATAACGGCTATGCCATTAAGCCGGAAAGTGTGCTCAATGCTATTTTGATTGATTCTGAAAATGGTAACTATCAGGAAGACATTAATATGGAAGAACTTGGAAAGTTACCGATAAAAGTGATTGACCGCAGACTTGTTTCAGAAGACTCTGATGGGCTGATTGATCCAGAGTTGCTAGGTCAGGAACTTATGGATTTGGCGCTACGTAATGAATTGTAG